Part of the Candidatus Omnitrophota bacterium genome, ATTGATCCTGAGCATCCCGTGGCAATAAGCAGCGGCGATGTCCTATACCTGGATATATTCGGCAAGCATGCTCCTTCTGTGGATATATTCGGAGCTAATGCTTATAGGGGAGATTATGGGTTTGGTTTTCTATGGAGGCAGGTCAAGGCTAATGCAGACAGGCCTGCATTTTTAACCGAATATGGATGCCCTGCTCTTGCTGAAGGCAGAAGTAAAGATGAATCTGAAGAACTCCAGGCGCAGTATCATAAAGCAGCTTGGGAAGATATAGAGGATAATATGGCTTTTGGCGAGGGTTCAGGTAATGCCATCGGCGGCGTTGCTTTTGAATGGCTTGATGAATGGTGGAAGCAGTATGAACCGTTTACTCATGATGAGAGAGGCGTTGCCCAGGGGCCGTTTCCTGACGGATATTTTCACGAAGAATGGTTTGGGCTTTGCGGGCAGGGTGACGGCAGCCAAAGCCCTTATTTGAGGCAGCTTAGAAAAGCTTATTTCATGTATAAGAAGCTTTGGAAATAAGTTTTTGTACGTTCGCGGCCACAAAACCGCACCTTTAAAGGTGCGGATGGAGTGTGTACGCTCAGTATTTCGCTCCAAGAAACTTCAGGCTAAAGCCTAAGGAGCTTCATTTTATATATTAAGCCGGTTCTGGGATTGGAAATTGTTATCTGAGAATTTATTGGGGGGGTTAGAAAGGAGGCAGCAAAGGCAGCGAGTTCAGTAATTGATATTTGAAAAATGATTCTAAAGAGTGTATACTCTATTAATGTAAACAGGAGGTGTCATAGATGAAAAAAATATTGATAATCGGCTTGGCCGCAGTTTTTATGATATTGCCTTTGTTGGCCAATGCCCAGGAAGCAAATCAAGGCAAAGAGTTTGTGGTTTACACGGATAAGAACGCCAAGGATAACCATTATATCCCTTCAGGCTGGATGGGTGACTACGGAGATATCAAACTTAACGACCAGTCAGCTGATAACCCTCATTCCGGGCCGACTTGTATCCAATTTTCTTATTCCGGTAAAAAATCACAGGGACAGGGTTGGGCAGGGGTATATTGGCAGAATCCTGCGAATAACTGGGGAAACAAGAAGGGTGGTTTTGACCTTACTGGTATGACCAAGCTTACCTTTTGGGCAAGAGGCGCTAAGGGTGGCGAGGTGATACAGAAATTCATGGTTGGCGGCATAAAAGGTACCTATGCTGACAGTGCAAATATTGAATTCGGGCCAGTTGAATTAACTGATACCTGGAAAGAATACACAATAAACCTATCAGGCAAGGACCTCTCCTATATAAACGGCGGTTTTGGTTGGACAACTACATCTGATCTTAATCCCGAAGGAGCAACTTTCTATCTTGATAATGTGAAATTTGTAGCTGATCCATCTATGAAGCCGGAAGGCCGTAAGCAGGAGGCGATGCCTTTTTATATTTATGCTGATAGGTCTTCAATGGGCAACCATTTTATCCCTTCAGGCTGGATGGGCGATTATGGTGATTTGAAATTAGATGTCGGTTCAAAAGAAGACCCGTATTTAGGCGATACTTGTGTTAAGATTGCCTATAGCGGACAGGCAACACAGGGTGCACGTTGGGCAGGTATTTACTGGCAGAATCCTCCGAATAACTGGGGTAATGTTGATGCCGGTTTTGATCTGTCTAAGGCAAACAAGCTTACCTTCTGGGCAAAAGGCTCAAAAGGCGGCGAGCGTATTGAAGAATTCAAAGTTGGTGGTATAATGGGTGAGTTTTCCGATTCAGACGCAGCAGTTATCGGGCCGGTTATCCTCAACAAAGATTGGACTCAATACACCATCGATTTAAAAGGCAAAGATATGTCTTATATTATCGGTGGTTTTGCATGGGCAACAAACATCGATGTTAATCCCGAAGGAGCAACTTTCTATCTTGATGAAGTCAAGTTTGAATAAACAGCATGGAAGAAGCCCCGAATTAAAAACAAGAAACAATACAAGCCGCAAGATATTTTCACTTGCGGCTTGTTTATTGATAGGGCTCTTGATACTCGGGATGTCTTCTAAGCCCAGGCCAAAAGTTTATATTAAAAAGCTGAAGAACAGCCAATATAAGCTTATGGCCGGCGGCAAACCCTATATTGTCAAAGGTGTTTGTTACAGCCCTGCGCCTATTGGGCAGGACCATTCTTACGACTGGTGGTCTGATCCCAACAAGCCTTGGCTTGTTGACGGCAAGCTTATGAAAGAAATGGGGATTAACACGATAAGGATATATCAGCCTGGTGAGAATGCGGAAAGCGTTAAAAGGGTCATAAGGGATTTATATGATAAGTTTGGTATCAGGACGATACTGGGACATTGGCTCGGTTTTTGGGAATATCCCTGTCCGTTTTACGGAGATAAATTTTTTCAGGATAAAATAAAAGAAGAAGTCTTAAACCTGGTGAATGCCTATAAAGATGAACCGGGAGTATTGCTTTGGATATTAGGCAATGAAAATAATTATTCATGCCTTGGGCAGATCAATGCGTGGTCCACTGAAGAGATAGATAAAGAGAAGGACCCCCAGAAACAAAAGCAGATGCGTGCCCATATTTATTATTCATACGTGAACGAGTTAGCAAAAGAAATACATAAGATAGACCCTGATCATCCAGTCGCTCTTGGGAACGGGGAATTAATCGGTTTAGATGTTGCCTCTCAAGTATGCACGGATATAGATTTGGTTGCTTGTATTATTTACAGAGGCAAAACATTCGGCAACCTGTTTGGCTCGCTTAAGGCTACCTTTGATAAGCCTATACTCCTTTCCGAATTTGGCGCTGATTGTTATGATGCATACCAGAATAAAGAAGACCAGAATATGCAGGCGTTTTTCCTGGAATCCCAGTGGCGGCAAATATACCAGAATTTAGCCGGCAATAAAGAGGGTATGGGAAATTGTATAGGCGGGACAATGTTTGAATGGACAGATGAGTGGTGGAAGCACGACCAGAATAATCCTGATTCCTGGTTTGTCCATGACACAGAGTCTAACTGGTCAAATGGCAGCTACTATTTTGACATAAAAGCAAAGGGCAATAAGAATATGAATGAAGAATGGTTTGGCATAGTCGCTTTATCCAAGGATGAGAAGGAATTCGGTCTGGATAAAAGGATACCGCGCAAAGCTTATTATGTTATAAGAGAATTCTGGAAACATCCTACGCAGAAGAAGGGGAGTGCAAAATGAAAAAGGCCAGGCTTTTAGAAGGTTATAATTTTGGATCCAGCAAGTTTATATTTTCTGCTGCATTAGTTTTAATCTTTTTATTTATAACTTTATATGGTACAGAGGCTTTTGCTTTTGATAAATCTAAAGCTGATAAGCTTGGCAAGCAGATCATATCTTCTAAGAATGATGCTGATCTAAACAAGGCTTTTGCAGAAATCAGGGATTTATATCTTAATGATTATAAATTCAGCGAATTCGTAGAATATTTGAAATCGTTGTCGAAAAAGAAGAAAACATTAGAGCCTTTTATAAACTATTATATCGCCTACACAAGATTTTATCAGCTGAAGTATTTGGAAGAGAACCAGAATTGGGATGAATATTTTGCTAACGGAAATGATTACAGGGATGAATTGACCAGCTATGCTCAGAAAGCCGCCGATTCCACCACTGCCAAAGATGAAGTTGGCGTTGATTCCAGGCTGCTTTTATGGGTTTTTCATAAAGGCCAGCAGGATGCTTTTAGTGAGAAAGCCCTTGAAGACCTCATTGGCGCAATGGATAAGTATTCGCAGGATGGCGGTAATGCCACTGTAATAAAGACAGTTGCAGATTGGCTGGGTTCTTATGGTGAGAAGGCTAAAGCCAGGAAGCTATACGGCATATATCTGAATAAAATAATTTCTGCAAATGTTTCGCTGGCGGATCTCCTTCAGATATCAAGGCAATTCTATGACGAGAATAACGTTGAATTATCAAAATCAGCCTATGACATTTATATCGAGAGGGCTTCAAAGGAACTTCCGGCAGATAAATTCATCCCGGAGTTTATTAATATCGCTAAAATGTTTTCATATAACGATTCAGGGATAAACGATCCTCTCTATGCCGAAAAAGTATTTTCTAAAATCGAAGATACCGGTGTTAAATCAGTCTTCGACCAGGAGCTTATATATCTAAGGGCTTTTAATCTTGAGAAGGCAAAAGAATTAAAAGGCGCAGGGGCAAGGTATGATGAACTTTTAAAGCAATTCCCCGATTCCGAGCATGCCCAAGAGGCCGATTACAAGGTTGGAATAATACAAGCGTATGTTTTAAGGGATATAGCACAAGCAAGGGTCTATTTTGAAAAGCTTGCTAAAGGTATAGATAAACCTTCCAGTTGGGTTATATCGAGTTTATATCAGCTGGGGCTGTTATCGCAATGGGAAGGAGATATCACCGCGGCAAAAGATTATTACAATAAATTGATTGGTTCTGCCGGGCAAGGTTATAATGATACCGCTCAACTGGCAAAATTGAGATTAGCCGAAATTCAAGAATCAAGGCCGATGGAATACAACCTGAAGACATTTATGGACCTTTCTTTAAAACCGGAAAACAGCGCATATGATATGAACAAAATAGCGCTTAAGTCTCGTCCCTACCTTGGTAAGCCTCAAGAAGAAGTGCAGGTTGCTTCGGAGGCCTTTATGCCGGAGAGCGGATGTATGCAGGTTGACCTGCAATACCTATGGTCCGGTCATACTGGAAGCGCTAAGCCGGCGGCCCAGGACCAAGCGTTTAATACGAAATTTACCAGCGACGGAACGAAAGAAATAAATTTAGTAGTTGTATCTCCCCAGGGCGTAGTTGACCGCAATATTGATTTGGTGGATGTGCGATAATCACTATTGCTGCCTCTTGCCAGCGAAATCCTGAATCCCTGCCTTAAAACAAATACTAATTCTTTTAAAAAGTATTTCTCAGGCGTTTATTATCCTTTGTGCAGCAATATGTTTGGATAATTTTAGCCAAAAGACCATAAAACAGAAAAATACTTGACTTGTTCTATCTTTAGTAGTATAAAATACTTAACATCTTTAATCATTTTTTTCTCTATGCCACGGAGAAAGGTTTAAAGACCTTAATGAAGCACCCGGATTTTATAAAAGACGAACTAAATGAAAAAGAAAAACGCAACATTGACATCATTGAGATATTAAGAAGGCGCGGGCCCATAAGCAGGCCTGATATATCCAAAGAAATGGGGATAAATGTTGTCACTATTTCAAACTATATTGACGACTTTATCAAAAACAATCTGGTTTACGAAAAAGAATTAGATGTATCTGAGGGCGGAAGAAGGCCTGTGCTGCTTGATTTAAATCCCCAGGCGGGTTTTGCAATTGGAGTGGGCCTGAACCTGATGAATATGGTGGGCCTCTTAGTAGACTTAAAAGGCAATATTATAACCAAGACGCAGATAGTCAGGCCAAAGCCCTCGGTAAAAGATATCACAGAGTGCCTGCTTGAAATCGTGCGCGAGATACTCAGGCGTTCTAAGAATTACACGGCTAATATTAAGGGCATAGGGGTAGGTATCGCCGGATTGGTCAATAAAAAAGATGGTTCGATACATTGGCCGCAGAAGATTGACCAGCATTATGCCTATGCTTCTGTTGATTTGCCGCTTAAAGGTCTGATAGAGAGAGAATTTAATCTCCCGGTCCTCATTGAAAATGATGCCACAGCCGCATGTTTCGGAGAGCATTGGCTTGACCTGGAGCGGGGATACAAGAATGTCGTTTATATGTTCTCTGGCGTTGGCTGCGGTATAATGATAGGCGGAGAAATATACACCGGAGCAAACGGCTATGCCGGAGAGGTGGCCATCTATAACTATAAAGAGGACAATGCGTTTAATTGTGAGCCGGGAAACAGTTGTTTTATTAAACGTTGGGAAGCAGACTTAGGTATAGTAGATGATGCCAGGAAATTATTGATTAAGGATAAAAACGCGGCTGACGAATTTTTCAAACTCACTTCAAGTAATATTGATAACGTAGATTTAAAAAGTGTGTTTATTGCCGCCAGGGCTAATAACGCGATAGCGATAGATGTGTTGGATAAGGCCGCAAAGAGGCTGGGCGTAAAGATCGCCTACTTAGTGAACCTGTTGAATCCCCAGATCGTAGTTGTTGGCGGCGGGCTTGAAGAAGCAGGAGAAAGATTTTTGAATAGAGTTTCTTTGACGGTAAAAGAATGGGCTTTTAGAGAATCCGTCGAGGACCTCAAGATAGTTTATTCTCAGCTCAGGGAAAATGCCGTGGCATTGGGTTCAGCCAGCTTATTGCTGCAAAGGGTTTTTGCTCAGCTGCGCTAAACTTACGGCACAGGAAATTTCAACCTTTATTAAGGAGGGATGATGGAGGATAAATCAAAATTTATTATCATCGGACTAATAGGCTTATTAGTCGTATCGCTGTTTTTCTCTCTGCAGATTAATGCAGCAAAAGGCAGTGTAGAAAAACAGAGAGATGAGTTACAGAAAGAGAATGCCGCGTTGAATAAGAAAATAGATGTTACAGTGCAGGAAGCGCGGCGCTTAGAAGATAGGGCCTCCACCTTGAGCAGGGACCTGGATAAAATATCAAAGCAAAAGGATGACCTCCAGAAAAGATTTGAAATGCTTAACCGTGAGAGGGATGCCCTGGTTGATAAATTAAAAGAACAGGTGCAGGCGCCTAAAGCCCCGGCTGCAGCTCCTGCGATGATATCGGCAGGCTCAGCAATGGAGGAATCTTATTGGGCAAGCGTCATAAAATCAAACGCAGATATTAAGCTACAGTTAGAAAATAGCCGCAATGAGCTAAGGACGGTCCAGATTAAGAATGAGGAGTTACAGAGATTAAAGACCAGCCTGGAATTAGAGATCAAGAATTTAAACCGCGATAAGGATGAGCTGCAGAAGCAATTGGCTTACAATCAGAAAATAGTGGATAACATATCAGTGGAGTTGGCTACGGAAAAGACAAGCAAGTTCCAGATGCAGGACAGCCTGCAAGCGATTAAAGGGGAGAATGTAACCTTAAGGCGCAGGCTCGAGGCTTTAGACAGCATGAAGATAGACCTTGAGAATAAATTACAGGATGTAACCACACAAAAAGAGAATCTGGAAAGAAAGTTTGGCAACATGGAGTCTACTCTGCAGTCTAAGGTAGATGAGATATGCAGGCTCAAAGAAAAATTAGGCCAGATTACAGATGTTTCCGTAAAAGATATAAGTTCTTCTAAGAGCGCTATAGATTTGTCTCCGATAATAGTAAAGCCTCAGTCCGACAGCAAGTCAATGGTAAGCATAACTTCTGCTGCAAGGCCTGCATCTCTGGAAGCCAGAGTTTTGGTTGTAAACAGGGATGATAATTTTGTCGTTGTAGACGCTGGCCAGGATGCTGGCTTAAGAGCCGGCGATACATTTAAGATTTACAGGCAGGGAAATCAGATAGGCAGTGTCAGGGTAATCCAGCTGAGAAATGATGTGGCTGCCTGTGATATACAAAACGAAAGTACGCCTATTAAGGTCGGAGATATCGCCAAGTAATTTTAAAGTCAAGTTCGTTCTTAAAAAACGTCTTTATAAATTTTACTTCATGGTTCGCAGAAAAAATCCTACCAAAACCAGTCCTGTTTCTATAAATGACGTAGCCCGGCTAGCCGGAGTATCGATTACTACCGTTTCCCGGGTAATAAACAAATTCTCTTCCGTAAAAGAAAAGAATAAGATTAGAGTACTTGATGCCGTAAAACAGCTGAATTTTCAGCCATCGGTTTTTGCCCAGCGCCTTGCTACAGGCAAGAATAATGTTGTGGCTTTGGTCATTCCCAGATACGAGGGGATGTTTTATTCTTTTTATGTGCTTGAACTTATCCGTGGTATAGGAACATTATGCGAGGTGCTAAAGCTTGATCTTTTGCTTAAGCTTACTGATAATAAATCTACAGTTAATTTAAGAGGAGTGGGCGGCATTATTTTTGCGGATATTATCGGCAACCGCACGCTGCTCGAAGAAGCATTAGGGACTAAAACACCGTGCATAGTAATCAATAATAATGTAGAGGATTTAAAAGTCAGTTGTATTTCGATAGATAATGCCGGCGGCGCTTTTAATGCGGTAAATTACCTGGCAGGTTTAGGGCATAAAAAAATCGCCCATATAACAGGTGATTTGATAACCCAGGCTGCATCTCAAAGGCTTGAAGGTTATAAACAGGCTTTAGTAAAAAATAATATAGAAATCAGAGAAGAATATATTATTAAAACTGATTATTCCCGCGGACAGGCCAGGTCAGCTTCCGAAAAGCTTATAAATATGCAGGATCCTCCTACAGCAGTTTTTGTTGCTTCAGATTCTATGGCGCTGGAAGTTATAACCGTAGCAAGAGAATCGGGTAAGGAGATTCCGCAGGATTTATCGATAGTGGGGTTTGATGATAATCCTTCTGGACTGTATGGCCCGGTTGCGCTGACTACAGTGAGGCAGCCGTTGATAAAGATGGCTCAGGACAGTGTTAAAATGTTAAGTGCTTTAATAGAAGGAACCGTTGACAAACCAAGAAAAATCATTCTGCCGACCGAGCTGGTGGTCAGGGAATCTTGTCGCGCTCTTAAATAAAATACACAACAAATTGTATCCTCTATTTTCTAAGATACTATATATTGTATTTGACAAAACAATACGCAATGTTATAATTAGCGCCAGGGTTAACATTACAACTTTTCTACAATCTACGGGGAGGGTGAAGAGATGCCGTTGAAACTTTCGGATAATGCTTTGAAGGTTCTTGAGCGCAGGTATCTAATAAAAGATGAAACTGGCAATGTCATTGAGACTCCGCAGCAACTATTTGAACGTGTTGCTTCAGCAATAGCCAATGCTGAAAAACTTTATAATAAATCCGATAAAGAGATCACAAGCCTTAAAGAGGATTTTTATAATGCCATGGTTGAGCTGGAATTCCTTCCTAATTCTCCCTGCCTTATGAATGCAGGAAAGGATTTAGGCCAGCTGAGCGCCTGTTTTACTCTCCCTATAGCGGATTCCATGGACTCAATATTTGAAACATTAAAGGCCACTGCAATGATACATAAGAGCGGCGGCGGGACAGGATTTTCCTTTTCAAGGCTGAGGCCCAAAAATTCTGTCGTAAAGACTACCGGAGGTGTGGCTTCGGGTCCGGTATCTTTTATGAAGGTTTATGATGCCGCAACGGAAGCAGTAAAACAGGGTGGTACGCGCCGGGGAGCTAATATGGGCATATTACAAATAGATCACCCGGACATCCTGGAATTCATCACCTGCAAAGAGAATAATAAAGAAATAAATAATTTTAATATATCGGTCGCAGTTACCGATGACTTTATGGAGAAATTTAAGAAGGGTCAAGATTATGATTTAATCGACCCTCATGCAAAACAGGTAGTAACCCGACTTAATACAAAAGAAGTCTTTGATCTGATAGTCAAACAGGCTCATAAAAACGGAGAACCTGGTATTATTTTCATTGATAAGATAAATCAGGATAATCCTACTCCTAAGCTTGGGAGGATAGAGAGCACTAACCCTTGCGGCGAACAGCCAATCCTGCCTTATGAAAGCTGTGATCTTGGTTCAATAAACCTCTCCAAAGTTTACAAGAAAATCGGGGCAGGCTCGCGGTATGATATTGATTGGGACAAGTTAAAGAAGATAACACAGTTGGCGGTACATTTCTTGGATAACCTGATAGATGTTAACAAATTCCCTATCCCGGAGATAGAAAAAGCTACAAAACTTACGCGCAAAATCGGGTTGGGCGTTATGGGCTGGTCGAGCCTTCTTATACGCTTAGGGATTCCTTACAACAGCGAAGAAGCTATAGAACTGGCAGAAAAGATAATGTCGTTTATCTTTGAAGAAGCTACGAAGAAATCCCAGGAACTTGCTAAATATAAAGGAGTTTTTCCTGCCTTTAGAGGCAGTATATTTGATAGGAAGAATAATCCTATTAAAATCCGCAATGCCACCCTTACTACTATTGCCCCTACAGGTACGATCAGTATAATAGCAGGGCCGTGCTCTTCCGGTATAGAGCCGCTTTTTGCTATTTCTTATTACCGTAATGTCATGGATAATGATAAGCTCGTAGAGGTTGAGCCATTGTTTGAAGAGATAGCAAAGCAGAGGGGTTTCTATAGCAGGGAGTTAATGGAGAAGATCGCCGAAAAGGGTTCAATCCAGGATTTTAGCGAAATCCCCGAAGAGATAAGAAAATTGTTTGTGACTGCTCATGATATAAGTGCTGAATGGCATGTGAGGATGCAGGCTGCGTTTCAGCGTTATACCTCTAACGCAGTAAGCAAGACTATTAATTTCCCTCATGATGCTACTATTGCCGATGTAGAAAAAGCTTATCTGCTTGCTTATGAGCTTAACTGTAAGGGGATTACTGTTTATCGTGATGGTAGCAGGGAAGAGCAGGTGTTGAATATAAAGCGCAGCACTAAACAGGAGCAGAAATCAATCGTTGAGCCGGGTAAAATCGGTCCCCGCCCGCGCCCAGAAGTTATATTGGGGACAACTACCAAGGTCGCCACAGGTTGCGGCAATCTCTATGTAACAATAAATATAGATGAAGAAGGCAAGCCTTTTGAGCTTTTTACCCAGATGGGCAAGGCTGGCGGTTGTGCCGCTTCTCAGCTTGAGGCATTAGGCAGGCTGGTGTCACTGGGTTTCCGTTCAGGCATAGAGGTTAAATCTATAATCGAACAGTTAAGGAATATACGCTGTCCGTCTCCTTCATGGGAGAAAGGGCAGAGGATATTTTCATGCTCTGATGCTATTGCCAGGGTGATTGAAAAACGGCTGGCTAATAATACGCTTGAAGCTGCAAAGGTAGAGTCTACCCCAGTCGCCATGAAGCATTCTCATAATGATGACGCTGTCCCGGCAGGGGTCAGCCTGCACGGTGACATAGTTGGAGTATGCCCTGATTGCGGTGGAGCGCTTAGGCATGAAGAAGGCTGTGTAAAATGCCAGGCTTGCGGATACTCCAAGTGCTAATAAAAAAAATCTCCTATTGTTTAGTTATATCCCACCAATAATTCTATAAGGACGGTTCTGCCCAGATACATCACCGTCCTTATAGCTATGAACTATCAACTTTGAACTATGAACTATTATGATGTTATAGTTATAGGTGCCGGGCATGCCGGCATAGAAGCAAGCCTTGCAAGTGCCAGGATGAAGTGCGTAACCGCTCTTTTGACAATGGACCCGGATAGGATCGGATTTTTAAGCTGTAATCCCGCAATAGGAGGAGTAGGCAAGGGACAGCTTGTAAAGGAAATAGATGCTTTGGGCGGAAAGATGGCTAAGGCAGCAGATAGCTGTGCCATACAATTCAGAATGCTTAACGCATCTAAGGGGGCAGCTGTGCATTCATCAAGGGCGCAGATAGATAGTAAGATGTATAACCTTTATATGAGTAATGCGGTTAGAAAACAGCCCGGGCTTAGCATTATAAAAGCCCAGGCCATTGAGATTATAATAGAGCATGGAAGCGTAATAGGAGTTAAGACCAGCAATAATGAAGAGATTTTCTCGAAGGCTGTAATTGTCTGCCCTGGCACATTTCTCGATGGGATAATACACATAGGCTTAAAGCATTTTAGCGGAGGCAGGCTCGATGAGCCGGCTTCAATTAATCTTGCCTCGAATTTAAAAGAGATAGGTTTTAACCTTCTTAGGTTTAAGACCGGCACTTGCCCCCGCCTTGATAAAAATACTATAGATTTTAGCTCTCTTATAATACAGCAGGCGGATCATTGCCCTGTTCCTTTTTCATTCTCCACAAAGAGTATCAGGCAAAAACAGGTACCCTGTTTTATTACCTATACCAATACAGGGACACACGCAATTATTAAGAACGGATTATCCCGTTCACCGCTTTATACCGGTAAGATAAAATCTACAGGCGTAAGATATTGTCCTTCGATCGAGGATAAAATAGTCAGGTTTTCCGATAAAGAGAAACACCAGGTATTTCTGGAGCCGGAAGGGTTAAGTTCGGAGTTAATATATCCAAATGGTCTCTCGACCAGCTTGCCGGAGGATGTCCAGCTTGAAATGATCCATTCCATAGACGGGCTTAAGGAAGCAAAGATTGTCCGTTTTGGCTATGGTATAGAGCACACTGTGGCAGAGCCAACCCAGCTATTCCCTACACTTGAAACAAAATTGATAAAAAACCTGTATTTGGCAGGCCAGATAAACGGGACAACCGGCTATGAAGAGGCAGCAGCTCAAGGTCTGATTGCAGGGATAAACGCAGCTTTAAGGGTAAAGGGTAGAGAACAGGTTATACTTGACCGTTCTTCAAGCTATATCGGGGTGTTAATCGATGATTTGACAACTAAAGGTACGCTTGAACCTTACCGGATGTTTACTTCTCGTGTTGAATACCGGCTTATCGTGCGTCAAGATAACGCTGACCACAGGCTAAGCAGGATCGGTTATGAAGCAGGGCTTGTGTCCAAGAAAGATTATGAGCAGGTACAGAAAAAATATAAGCATATAGCCGCCGGTATAGATTTGTTAAAAAAAACAAAGATTAAGCCAGTTCCCCGGGTTATCGCAAGCTTGTCCA contains:
- a CDS encoding ROK family transcriptional regulator; this translates as MKHPDFIKDELNEKEKRNIDIIEILRRRGPISRPDISKEMGINVVTISNYIDDFIKNNLVYEKELDVSEGGRRPVLLDLNPQAGFAIGVGLNLMNMVGLLVDLKGNIITKTQIVRPKPSVKDITECLLEIVREILRRSKNYTANIKGIGVGIAGLVNKKDGSIHWPQKIDQHYAYASVDLPLKGLIEREFNLPVLIENDATAACFGEHWLDLERGYKNVVYMFSGVGCGIMIGGEIYTGANGYAGEVAIYNYKEDNAFNCEPGNSCFIKRWEADLGIVDDARKLLIKDKNAADEFFKLTSSNIDNVDLKSVFIAARANNAIAIDVLDKAAKRLGVKIAYLVNLLNPQIVVVGGGLEEAGERFLNRVSLTVKEWAFRESVEDLKIVYSQLRENAVALGSASLLLQRVFAQLR
- a CDS encoding LacI family transcriptional regulator; this encodes MMWLPVIYKTKVRLLRSEISPSNFKVKFVLKKRLYKFYFMVRRKNPTKTSPVSINDVARLAGVSITTVSRVINKFSSVKEKNKIRVLDAVKQLNFQPSVFAQRLATGKNNVVALVIPRYEGMFYSFYVLELIRGIGTLCEVLKLDLLLKLTDNKSTVNLRGVGGIIFADIIGNRTLLEEALGTKTPCIVINNNVEDLKVSCISIDNAGGAFNAVNYLAGLGHKKIAHITGDLITQAASQRLEGYKQALVKNNIEIREEYIIKTDYSRGQARSASEKLINMQDPPTAVFVASDSMALEVITVARESGKEIPQDLSIVGFDDNPSGLYGPVALTTVRQPLIKMAQDSVKMLSALIEGTVDKPRKIILPTELVVRESCRALK
- a CDS encoding vitamin B12-dependent ribonucleotide reductase, which produces MKLSDNALKVLERRYLIKDETGNVIETPQQLFERVASAIANAEKLYNKSDKEITSLKEDFYNAMVELEFLPNSPCLMNAGKDLGQLSACFTLPIADSMDSIFETLKATAMIHKSGGGTGFSFSRLRPKNSVVKTTGGVASGPVSFMKVYDAATEAVKQGGTRRGANMGILQIDHPDILEFITCKENNKEINNFNISVAVTDDFMEKFKKGQDYDLIDPHAKQVVTRLNTKEVFDLIVKQAHKNGEPGIIFIDKINQDNPTPKLGRIESTNPCGEQPILPYESCDLGSINLSKVYKKIGAGSRYDIDWDKLKKITQLAVHFLDNLIDVNKFPIPEIEKATKLTRKIGLGVMGWSSLLIRLGIPYNSEEAIELAEKIMSFIFEEATKKSQELAKYKGVFPAFRGSIFDRKNNPIKIRNATLTTIAPTGTISIIAGPCSSGIEPLFAISYYRNVMDNDKLVEVEPLFEEIAKQRGFYSRELMEKIAEKGSIQDFSEIPEEIRKLFVTAHDISAEWHVRMQAAFQRYTSNAVSKTINFPHDATIADVEKAYLLAYELNCKGITVYRDGSREEQVLNIKRSTKQEQKSIVEPGKIGPRPRPEVILGTTTKVATGCGNLYVTINIDEEGKPFELFTQMGKAGGCAASQLEALGRLVSLGFRSGIEVKSIIEQLRNIRCPSPSWEKGQRIFSCSDAIARVIEKRLANNTLEAAKVESTPVAMKHSHNDDAVPAGVSLHGDIVGVCPDCGGALRHEEGCVKCQACGYSKC
- the mnmG gene encoding tRNA uridine-5-carboxymethylaminomethyl(34) synthesis enzyme MnmG, producing the protein MNYYDVIVIGAGHAGIEASLASARMKCVTALLTMDPDRIGFLSCNPAIGGVGKGQLVKEIDALGGKMAKAADSCAIQFRMLNASKGAAVHSSRAQIDSKMYNLYMSNAVRKQPGLSIIKAQAIEIIIEHGSVIGVKTSNNEEIFSKAVIVCPGTFLDGIIHIGLKHFSGGRLDEPASINLASNLKEIGFNLLRFKTGTCPRLDKNTIDFSSLIIQQADHCPVPFSFSTKSIRQKQVPCFITYTNTGTHAIIKNGLSRSPLYTGKIKSTGVRYCPSIEDKIVRFSDKEKHQVFLEPEGLSSELIYPNGLSTSLPEDVQLEMIHSIDGLKEAKIVRFGYGIEHTVAEPTQLFPTLETKLIKNLYLAGQINGTTGYEEAAAQGLIAGINAALRVKGREQVILDRSSSYIGVLIDDLTTKGTLEPYRMFTSRVEYRLIVRQDNADHRLSRIGYEAGLVSKKDYEQVQKKYKHIAAGIDLLKKTKIKPVPRVIASLSRIKIPAINRVISLEEILRRPQVHIKDLVKAGLIRLKIPDFALPQVETEVKYSGFIQRQLKDVERFKNLERIKIPESIDYKNISGVSHEIKEKLARFRPLNLGQASRISGVTPAAISLLMVYLKKING